The DNA sequence ATATCTTAATCCTTTGTTACTAACCGTAATCTTTTCTAATTCTAATTTTTCCATTATAGTTTTTAGGATAATAGTACCGGTAAACAAAACATCTTCCCGGCCTTCGACTACTTGACCGTATTTTTCTTTTATTTGCATGCCAGACATACTTGCAAGAGTATCTGCTATGTTAGTAACATCATTATAGGTAAGTATAGAATTATCAACTAATTGTTCATTGTAATTTTTAATATTTTGTTTGATGCAGGAAAGTGTAGTAGGAGTACCAGCTACTGCAATGGTAAATATTTTCTTGGGAATATTATCAAGAATTTTGAAAACTTCGTTAAGTTCATTTGTTAATTTTATAATTTCTGTCTCAGTAGGAATTTCATTTTTAATAAATTTTTCCGTTAGTGAAACCACACCTATCGGAAAACTTTTTTTAAATCTTATTTCATCATTTTGACCATAAATAATTTCTGTGCTTCCACCCCCAATATCGATTACAACTTTTTCTTTACTTGAATATTCATAAGTAGCTCCTAAATATGAAAGTTTTGCTTCTTCTTCACCATCAATAATATTAATCGTCCAATTATATTTTATTTTAATTAAGTCCAAAATTTCTTTTGCATTATTAGCAATTCTAAAAGCATTCGTAGCTACAATAAAAACTTTACTACAATTATATTGCTCGATAATTGATTTATACTCTTCAAGTACATTTAATAACTTATTTATTTTTTCAGAAGAAATATTACCATTTTCAAGTAAACCTTGAGAAATTCTTGGTGCTCTATAATAATTTTGTATTGTTTCTAATTTAGCTTTTTCTAAATTAATCCTTGCGATAAGTAATAATATTGTATTTGATCCAATATCTATAGAAGCAATAATCATAATTTTTTCTTATTTTTTTTATTATAAAAATATAACTTTTATGGAAAAACTAACCAATATTTCTAAAACAATACTTTTTATTACATTATTATTTTTAATATTCTGGCTTGGTGGATATGTTGCTCGTCATTTAGTAATATATCAATTCTTCGAGCCGGAAAATCTTGAATTAAAACCACTCTTCCAAAATAATTCACTAAATGTAAACTTGTATCTCATTTTACCATTATTCGTTTTCAATATAATTAGTTATATCATTTTTTTAATTACATTTATTTTATTTCTTTTTATTTCAAAAATAAATTTGAAAAATGAAGGATGGTTATTAATAACAACTTTGATAATCATAATTACTGCACCATTTGAAATTTATTTACTGGTCAAAGATTATCAAATCTCAAAGAGTATTTATTATAATCTTACCGATGCTGTTACAATTATCAATTTTATTCGTGAAAGAATCACTTCTTTAAATGGTTTCTCTTTAATTGAAATTTTCTCTTATTGCGCAATTATCTTTCTACTGGTTTTCAAGCCATTAAGAAAAGTAAAATGAAAATAAAAGAAAAAGATTTAGAAAACATATTACAGGATTTGAAACAACTTGCAAATCAGATGGGAGCAAAAGTTCGGTTTGAGAGAGGAGACTTTAAAGGTGGATATTGCATAATTAGAGAAGATAAAATAATAGTAATAAATAAACTATCCACATTGCAAAAAAAAGTTCTAATACTATCATCAGCTCTTAAAGAACTTGGTATTGACGAAGTTTATCTTACTCCAAAATTAAGAGAAATAATTGAAGAATTAAGTGAGAGCTCATGAAAATACTTATAATTAACGGTCCTAACTTAAATCTACTTAAATTAAGAAACCCTGATTATTATGGGGCTACGGATTTAAATTCAATCCAAGAAATTATAAAAAACAAATTTCCTGATATTGAGTTTGAATTCTTCCAATCATATGATGAGAGTTCAATAATTAAATCTATAAATGAGGCTACAAACAAATTTGATGGGCTAATAATTAATCCTGGAGGTTACTCTCATACGAGTGTAGCAATAAGAGATGCCCTGGAAATCTGTAAAATTCCTAAGGTTGAAGTTCATCTCTCAAATATTCAGGCACGAGAAAGTTTTAGAAATAAATCAATTACAGCTTCTGTTTGTGATGGCTATATAAGTGGATTCAAATCTTATAGTTACATATTAGGTGTTTATGCTTTAATAAACCTAATTAATATTAACAAATAAAATGTTTAATATTGCTAATTATATAGAATTAATTTATTTTACCTAAAGTAGTTATAAGGTAAATACATGAAAGACTTTGGTCTTAAAAAGTTATATTACTCAATAAGCGAGGTAAGTAAATTAACAGGTTTAGAACAATATATATTAAGATACTGGGAAACAGAATTTGAACAACTCAAACCCAGTAAAAACAGAGCAGGGAATAGAATATATACAAATAAGGACATTAAACTTATTTTAGAAATAAAAAAATTATTACGCGACGAAAAGTATACAATTGAAGGAGCTAAAAAAATATTAGCAGGAATGAATTTCAATACAGAGCAAGTCAACAAATCAGATGAAGAAAACACAAATAAATTAAAATCCGAAACTTCATTAAAGAAAGATTTAGAAGAGATAAAAGAAATATTAACATATATTTACAATAATCTATAATCGGAACGTAGCGCAGCCCGGTAGCGCACTTGAATGGGGTTCAAGGGGTCGCGGGTTCAAATCCCGCCGTTCCGACAATGAACTAATTAAAAAATAATTTTAAGAACATAACATTATTTTTATTCAAATAGATTTTTAAGTATCCTTTTTTATATTAAATACAACCTTTATATTTCACACCAAAAATTTTTTCTTTTATGAACGATAAACCTAAATGTAATTGTGGAGTATTTGGTATCTTTGGCTGTAACGATGCAGCAATAAAAACTTATTATGGCTTACATGCATTACAACATAGAGGTCAGGAAGCCACTGGAATTGTTACATCAAACATTAAAGATAATGAAAAAAAGATTTTTAATATTTATAAGAACTTTGGTTTAGTCTCTGAAGTTTATAACAATCAGGAAATCTTCAAAAATATTTTAGTAGGAACATCCGCAATAGGACATAATAGATATTCAACTACCGGATCAGCCGACTCTGAAAAAAACATACAACCTTTTGTAGTAAATTATAAATCAGGTAATATTGCTATAGCTCATAATGGTAATTTAACAAATGCAAAAAACCTGCGTAAACAATTAGTAAATGACGGAGCAATATTTCAAACTACAAGTGATACTGAAGTAATTCTCCATTTAATTGCACGAAGTAAATTAGATAACCAAATAGAACAAATAATCGAAGCTTTAAGAAAAGTAGAAGGTGCATACAGTATAGTTATTCTTACTGATGATAAATTAATAGCAGCAAGAGATCCACACGGTTTCCGTCCTTTATCCATTGGTAAACTAAATAATTCTTATATTGTTGCTTCTGAAACCTGTGCCTTCGATATTTTATCAGCTGAATTTATTCGAGATGTAAATCCAAATGAACTTATTGTAATCGATAAAGATACTTTATCAAATGGAACTATTAAGTCATTCGATATTCATAATACAAAAAATAATATCCAACATTGTATATTTGAATATATTTACTTTTCAAGACCAGATAGCAAGATATTTGGTTCGAATGTAGATAAAATGAGAAGAAAATTAGGAAAAGTTCTTGCTGAAAAACATCCAGTGATAGATAAAGATGGAGATAAAGTAATTGTAATAAGTGTTCCTGATAGTTCAAATACTGCTGCAATTGGATATCAAACTCAATTAGCCAAACAGGGAATTCCATCACGATTAGAAATTGGATTAATAAGAAGTCACTACATTGGTAGAACTTTTATTTTACCAGGTCAAAAAGCAAGAGAAATTGGTGTTAAAATAAAATTTAATACAGTAAAAGGAGTTCTTGAAAATAAAACAGTTGTCATAGTAGATGACTCAATCGTAAGAGGTACTACATCAAAACAATTAGTTAAATTAATAAGAGAAGCTAAACCAAAAGAAATTCATTTAAGAATTTCTTCGCCACCTATAATTAGTCCGTGTTATTATGGAATGGATTTCCCTTCAGCAAACGAGTTAATTGCTAATAAATTTAATAAAGACATTGAAAAAATAAGAGAGTATTTAGAAGTAGATAGTCTTGAATATTTAACAATAGATGAAATGCTCGATGCAATGGTTGATCATAAAAAAGAAAATTTTTGTACTGCTTGCTTTTCAGGAAATTACCCCATCCCAGTTGAATTTGGACTTAAAAAAGAAGAGTATGATTAAATGAATTTATTCCCAAAATATTTTTTCGATAATGTTCTAAATCTACCAAATTTAATTAGTACTTTTAGACTTCTATTAAGTATACCATTGTTTATTTCTTTCCAATACCTGGATACAACTCCAAATATTCGCTATGCTATTCTACTTTTAATCTTAATTGCATTCTTTAGTGATTTTCTTGATGGCTACATTGCAAGAAAGAAAAATTTAGTTACCGAATTTGGCAAAATAATAGATCCATTAGCAGACAAAATATTTATTTTCATTTTAGTCTTTCAATTATTTATGAAAGGAGAGATAGTAAGTATTTATTTCTGGATAATTTTTTTAAGAGATGTGATAATATTTATAGGTGGTATCTTTGTTAGTAAAAAATTAGGTAAAGTTTTACCATCAAATTTATTAGGAAAAATTACTGTTCTATCAATAGGAATATTTTTATTTATGACTGTACTTGGAGTAAGTAAAATTTTCTGGCTTTATAAAATATTCTTTTACCTTAGTATAACATTAAGCATATTATCAGTAATTGGTTATTCCTTAAGAGCTTATGAAGCAATTAAGCGAGTTGCAAAATGAAATTATTTAATAACATTAATTTTACAAAGCTAAAAGAGAGATTAACAAAAACAAGAAATAATATATTTAATAAAATTTCTGAAACTTTAACTAAACAAGCTAAAATTGATGAAACAACCTTAGAACAAATAGAAGAAATTTTAATCTCAAGCGATATTGGTACAGTAACAACAGAAAATATTATCAATCGTGCCAGAACTTTATTATTAAAAGAAAAAGACAGATCAATTGAAAAACTTAAAGATATCATTAAAAATGAGTTGATATCTATAGTTAATATTACTTATAAAAATTTTGATTTAGATAATTATAAACCTTTTGTAATTTTAGTAATAGGTGTAAATGGCTCAGGAAAAACTACAACAGTAGGTAAATTAGCTTATAATTTTAAAAAAGCCGACTTAAAAGTTACAATTGGCTCAGCAGATACTTTTAGAGCAGCAGCAAATGATCAATTAGAAATTTGGGCTAATAGAGCAGGCGTCGATATTATTAATGTTAATACAAAAGAACCTTCGGCTGTAGCTTACGATACCATAAAAGCAGCACAAAAAAATCTTTCAGATATTGTAATAATTGATACGGCTGGAAGATTACATACACAAAAAAATTTAATGGATGAATTGAATAAAATAAAAAGAGTAATAAATAACTTACTCCCTTATGCTCCAAATGAAATTTTTCTTGTTATTGATGGTACTAATGGCCAAAATGCTCTTTATCAGGTTAATGAATTTGAAAAATACACAAATATAACTGGTTTAATTGTCACTAAATTAGATGGTACAGCCAAAGGTGGTATAATATTTAGAATTGCAGCTGAAAAAAAGATTCCAATTAGATATATTGGAGTAGGGGAAGGAATTGAAGATCTACAAACATTTTCTCCTATCGATTTTGTTGAAGCATTATTTGATTGAAATATGAAAACAAATAGCTATTTATTTATTATAAATCCCGCTGCTGGAAATTGGAGAGGACTTAAAGTAGTTGACAAAATCAAAAAATATCTGGCAAGGAAAAAAATTTCACATCATATAGAAGTTTCACAATTTCCTGGACATATTCGTGAGCTTGTTAAAACACTCAGTAAGAATTTTACTCATCTTATATCTGTAGGAGGAGATGGTACACTAAATGAACTTATCAATGGATTAGATGTTAATTCTTTTAATACAATTGGCTTGTTACCAATTGGTACAGGAAATGATTTTGCAAGAAACTTAAACTTGTATAAAAATTTATACTCAGATCTTGATGTAATCTTTAATAGCAAAAAACATTATTCATTTGATATTGGACAATCAATAATTCTCGAAGAAAAATCAAATGAAAAAAAATATTATCGATTCATTAATAGTTTAGGTATTGGATTTGATGCTTTAGTAGCTAAGATTAATCAAAGGTCAAAGCATTTAAATGGTTTATTTTCCTATCTTTATGCCATTTCCTTAGCATTAATTAAAAGAAAAGATTTTATTGCTGACATAACAGTTGATAATACTCAATATATTTCTGGCAAAAAACTTTTAATTACAATTGGAAATGGCTTTACAACTGGTGGCGGATTCTATTTAACACCAGATGCAATTATAAACGATAATAAACTTGATCTTTGCTTAATCGATTCAATATCAACATTGAAGTTATTAAGATCCCTGCCTAAAGCTTTATTTAATAAACTACATACAGTTAAAGAAGCACATTTACTAAAATTTATTGAAGCCAGAGTTCAAATGAAAGATTCAGTAATAGTTCATGCTGATGGTGAAATAGTAACCGAATCTGCAAAATCGGTTGAAATTACGATCTTAAAAAACGAATTAAAAATAATTTCTAATTAAATATGTTTTTTAAAAAAATAAGACCCAGAGATTTCGAATACATTCCCAGATATTATGATCCCGAAAAAGATCCTGAAGAACGCTTAAAACGTCGATTGGGATTTAATAGAAAAAGGAAATTCAAAAGAAAGGGAAGAAATCCAGTTTACTGGTTGGTAATATTTATAATTATTCTTTATTTCTACTTAAAATTAAAGGGATTAATTTAATTTCCAGTTTATCTTAGTTTACATAATATACATTATGTGCTGAATTATTATTTGCGATTATTCATTAATTTCAAAAGATAAGCAACATTTTAATTTACCACATGGTCCACTCAATTTGCCCATATTTGATAATAAATTTTGTTCTGTTGCTAATTGTGTAGTGATCTTTTTGAAGCTACAAAGAAATGAAGAACAGCAAAATTCTCGACCACAAGTACCAACACCACCAATTTTTTTTGCTTCGTCTCTAACACCAATTTGTCTTAATTCGATTCTTGTTTTAAATTCAGCAGCTAAATCTTTTGCAAGTTCTCTAAAATCAACTCTGCCATCTGCAGTATAAAAGAAAAACAATTTTTTTCGATCAAACTGAAAATGTACACTAACTAATTTCATTTCCAATTTATGTTTTTCAATCAACTTTTTGAAAAATGGTACAGCTCTTTCTTCATCCTGAATATTTCTTCTTACTTTTTCAAAATCTTCATTAGTGCATTTTCTTATAACCTCAGGTAAGGATTCATCAAATAATCCCAAACAGTTTCTCTTTAATCTTACTAATTCACCAACTGATTTAACTTGGGCTATATCAAGACAATCATCTTCTCTTAGTATAATAAAATCTCCTGGATGTAATTCTTCTTTAAAATCAGACGGGATTGTGCAAAAACTACTGCTCAATAATCCATTGCACCGAATTTCTATAATATTCCTAAAATCAATTGGAACGTAAGATTGTAGCTTATGATGAGAATAAAAACAGCCACTTATATTGGAATTAAAATTATGTAGCTTTTTTACGATTAATGAATAGTAGCTGTTATAATTAGGCTTATCTTTAAAATTAATCGATCTGTTTATATCTTTTTCAAGATCAGGTAAATTTATTTCAGACACTAATTAATTCCTTATTGATAATGACGCTAACTCAAATATAAGATTAAGCGATAATACATTCAAGTTAAGATTTTTATCACAATAGTTTTCTATTACATCTAATTTGTGATACAAATTTTCGACATCAGCATCATAGAATTTTGAATTAAACTTTTCAATTGTTTCCTTGTAATCTACAAAGTAAAAATTATTATTATTGTATCTATGTTTTATTACATCATTTAACCATATTTTAATTAAACTAATAATTACTTTTAATTCTTCGTTAGAATATTCTGACAATGATTCTAATAATTCATTGTAAGCTGTAGAAAATCTTTTCCCAATTGAATAACGAAGTACAGAAATAATTTTCTCTAAAAGTAAATCTAAATTTCTCTCAAGTAAAATTAATGCTTTATAGACAGAACCATCAGAAAAATGAGCAACTTTTCTTGCAATATTTTCATTAACATTAAAATAGTCTATTAATACTTTTGTAACCGCATGTTCGCTTAATGGATTAAAATTTACTATCCAGCATCGAGATTGAATGGTTGGCAATAATTTATCAATATTTGAAGTTATCAAAAAAAAGATTATTCCTTTAGGAGGTTCTTCCAGACTTTTTAATAATGCATTTTGAGTTTGTTCATTCATTAAATCAGCATCAACTATAAATATAAATCTAAGTGGAGCATTCTGATATTCATAACCAATAAATTTTTTTATATCTCTTATACTATTAATTTTTATAGTGTTGGCATCTTCAATAGATATTTTATAATAAGGATTTATAACTTTCTTATTGATTTCATTCTGAATTAATTCTATTTGTTCTTTACTTAATTTTTCGATTGATGAGTCTTCTGAAGTTTCACCTTTAGCGCGTGGTAGTGGAAAAATTAATTTAACAAAAGGTTCTTGCAAATTTTTTATGTTTCTTACTGCATTAATTTTAATATTGTCCGAAAAATCTGAATACAAAATTTGTGAGTATTGAAGAGCAGTAAAATATTTTCCAACACCTTCTGGACCATTAAAAATAAAGGCGTGTGGGACACGCCTTCTTTCATAAAAACTGGTTAATATTTCTTTGGCCTGCTCTTGTTCTAATACTTTATCCCAGTTATAGTTCATGATTTAATTTCGTCATCATCTGTGTAGAAGAAATCTTCGTCACTGGGATAGTCAGGCCATATGTCTTCGATTGATTCGTATGGTTCATCAGAATCCTCCAGTTCCTGGAGGTTCTCAATTACTTCAATTGGAGCACCAATACGTTCTGCATAATCTATTAATTCTTCTTTTGTTGCAGGCCATGGAGCATCATCTAAATAAGAAGCTAACTCAACGGTCCAAATCATAGCTTAATCCCCCCTTTATTTTTTTACAATCTCAAATAGTTTTACATCTTCTAAGATAAAATTTAATGGATTAAGAGCTATACCATCATGTCGCACTTCATAGTGTAAATGTGGTCCTGTTGTTAGAAATCCAGAATTTCCAGTTTTAGCTATAAGGTCACCGCGACTAACTTTTTGTCCAGGTTTAACTTTCACGCTTGAAAGATGAGCATAAAGTGTTCTATAACCAAATCCATGATCAATTTCCAGAGTTAATCCAAAACCACTTCTACTCCCTACAAAATCAACAGTTCCCGAACCTGGGGCATAAACATTTGTACCCACATCGGTAATTATATCTATTCCATTATGCATTCTTCTAATTTTTAAAATTGGATGTACTCTCATACCAAAATCATCGGCAATTGTTCCCTCGCATGGCTTAATTGCAGGTATAGATTCATATAAAATTTCATTTTCTTTTAATTTTCTTGAAATCTCTTCGTAATTATTTTTTTCTTTATTAAATTTTAAGGAAATCTGATTAATATAAGAATCTAATTTATTTAAATATTCTGCAACTTTCCCTGGATTATTCGAATTCAAAGGCATAAAAATAGAGCCCCCAGTACCGTAAAATTCCTCATTATTTAAGATTGGTTCTAAGTTAACAGCTAATCTTAAATCATAGCTCAATTGAGAAAGTTCGGATATTCGTTTATCCAAACTTTTATAGTTTTCAACCATTTGGTTGAGTTTTTCTTTAAGCTCTTTGTTTGTCTTTTTTAATGCTCTGATTTCAGAATCGGGATTTAAAAACTCATTAAATACAAAATAAGTTCCAAATAAGAAAAATGAAATCAGAACAGAAAAAAAGAATACAAGAAATACAAACTTTTTATAAAAGTTTTGTATTTCGACAAACTTGAGCTTTGATTTTGAAAAGTAGTAAAATTTTTTCATATCTAAACTGTGGTGCGAAAATAATAAATGAAAAATCCCATGTCAAGAAAATAGTTTTATTTATTATTCAAAATCATGTTCAAAATATTCAACTGTTCTATCTAAATTTTCTCCTTTTTCTCTAATATGTTTAAGAATTTTTGAATTTAAAACTTTTGCAGCATCATAACCATAATGTTTCAGTAGATAATTTATTGCAATAATCTCAGAGATAACAGTAATATTTTTACCGGGAACAATTGGTAATTTTATATAAGGTATTTCAACATCAAGAATTTTAACATATATATCATCAAGACCTGTTCTTGTATAATCTTCTTTTTCATTCCATATTTCGAGTTCTACCACAACCTCGAGTCGTTTTTGAAATCTAATTGCCCGAACACCAAACATACTTCTTACATCGATAATGCCAATACCACGCAATTCCATAAAATGTTTTACAAGTTCAGTTCCTGAACCCATTAGAATCCCTTCCCCCTTTTTAGTTAGAATCACAACATCGTCTGCTACTAATCGATGACCTCTTTCAACTAAATCTAAAGCAACCTCACTTTTACCTATTCCAGATTTCCCTGTAAAAAGAATACCAACTCCATACACATCCACAAAAGAACCATGAATTGTAATTCTTGGTGCAAATTGATCATCTAAGAAATCGCCTATCAAATAAATTAACTTTGTAGTAGAATAATCAGAACCAAAGATAGGTATTTTATATTGATTAGCTAATTCGAGCATTTCCGGGGAAGGTAAATTACTATTTGTAATAATTACACACGGAATATTAAATCTAAAAATATTTTCAAGGGATTTTTTTCTTTCCTCAGGCTTAAGGTTATGCAAATAGCTCATTTCTGTATTACCAAAAATTTGAATACGATTATAAGCAAAAAGATCTAGGAAACCTGCCAGAGGTAATCCCGGTCTATGAACATTCTGATCTTTAATTAGTCTATCAAATCCAACCTCGTCATTTAGCAATCTTAATTTGAATCTTTCTTTTGTATTTTTATAAAAAAATTCGACGGATATACTTTCTTTCTTTATGATATTTCTATCATCAAGTTTCATGATCTTTTCCTGGCAATTCTTTTTGTTTTAACTTTTTCAAGCTGGCGAATTAATTTATCTACAGCACCACTTACAGATTTTTCAAAATCATCGCTCGATTGAACTACAGAAATTGTTTTATGAGGTATTTGTAAAATAATCTCTGCTGTTTTTATACTATCTTCTGGTTTTGTATAACTAAGAATTACATCTACGTCAAGAATTTGATCATTGAATTTTTCTAAGGATTTAATTTCATCCTTGATGAAATTTTTTAATGATTCCTTTGCACGAAATTTTCGAGATGTAATTTTAATATTCATATTTTACTCCTTTTGTGATTTTGGGTGAGCCTGTTTGTAAATTTTTTTAATTCTTTCTATGCTCACATGAGTATAAATTTGTGTTGTAGATAAATTTTCATGTCCAAGTATTTCTTTAACTGCCATTAAATCTGCACCCCTATCAAGCATATGTGTTGCTGCACTATGTCTTAATATGTGAGGACTTTTTTTTACAATTTCAGCATCTTTCAAAAAACTTTTAATTATTTTATAAACATAAAATCTATTTATTCTTCTGCCTTGTTTATCAATAAAAAGAGCACCTGATTTTTCATTTCTTAATTTTAAATATTCCATCAAAATAGGCAACGATTTAGTACCCAAAGGAACAATTCTAACTTTTGAACCTTTCCCAAAAGCTTTGACATTCATTTTTTCTATATTTATATCTTCGATATTTAAGTTACATATTTCAGATACACGTAATGCGCATCCATATAGTAATTCAAATATAGCTTTATTTGTAATTCTTTGCTCTGGATTTTTTACTTTTTCTTCAATTGATTTTAATATCTCTTCATAAAAATCAACACTTATTGTTTCGGGAAGTTTTCTTTGAACTTTAGGATTAGAAATATTTCTGATTGGATTGATTTGAATTAATTCATTTTTAATGGCATAGTCAAATAATTTTCTAAGTGCGGATAATTTTCTGGCAACAGAGCTCTTCGCAATATGCTTTTCGTTTAATGACATTAAATATAGTTTTAAATGTTTTTCTGTAATTTGATTAATATTTAGTAAGCTTTTATCGTTACAAAACTCAAGGAATTCATTGAGATCACGTTTGTATGCCAGTAGCGTATTAATTGAAACACGTCTTATTCCAGATAACTCCGTTAGTAAATTCTCGATTATTGTAGATAAATTATTTGTCATTATAGATAATAATAATTAAATAAATTCTTCTTCTTCTGAGATTACATCAGTCTCAGATTTAGGAAGTTTCCATGTGGCATAATCACAATCTGGATATCTACTACAGCTATAGAACAATTTTCCCTTTTTAGTTCTACGTGTAGTTAATTCTCCCTCTTTACATTTTGGACACTGAATTCCAGTTGTAATTACTTTAGTATAATCACATTCTGGATATTTTTCGCATCCAATAAATCTACCAAATTTCCCTTCTCTAAAAACTGTTCTTGCACCACACTTGGGACATGTTTCACCGGTAAATTGTGGCTCATT is a window from the Rosettibacter firmus genome containing:
- a CDS encoding Ppx/GppA phosphatase family protein produces the protein MIIASIDIGSNTILLLIARINLEKAKLETIQNYYRAPRISQGLLENGNISSEKINKLLNVLEEYKSIIEQYNCSKVFIVATNAFRIANNAKEILDLIKIKYNWTINIIDGEEEAKLSYLGATYEYSSKEKVVIDIGGGSTEIIYGQNDEIRFKKSFPIGVVSLTEKFIKNEIPTETEIIKLTNELNEVFKILDNIPKKIFTIAVAGTPTTLSCIKQNIKNYNEQLVDNSILTYNDVTNIADTLASMSGMQIKEKYGQVVEGREDVLFTGTIILKTIMEKLELEKITVSNKGLRYGVIVDYMKNLLQ
- a CDS encoding type II 3-dehydroquinate dehydratase, translating into MKILIINGPNLNLLKLRNPDYYGATDLNSIQEIIKNKFPDIEFEFFQSYDESSIIKSINEATNKFDGLIINPGGYSHTSVAIRDALEICKIPKVEVHLSNIQARESFRNKSITASVCDGYISGFKSYSYILGVYALINLININK
- a CDS encoding MerR family transcriptional regulator produces the protein MKDFGLKKLYYSISEVSKLTGLEQYILRYWETEFEQLKPSKNRAGNRIYTNKDIKLILEIKKLLRDEKYTIEGAKKILAGMNFNTEQVNKSDEENTNKLKSETSLKKDLEEIKEILTYIYNNL
- the purF gene encoding amidophosphoribosyltransferase — its product is MNDKPKCNCGVFGIFGCNDAAIKTYYGLHALQHRGQEATGIVTSNIKDNEKKIFNIYKNFGLVSEVYNNQEIFKNILVGTSAIGHNRYSTTGSADSEKNIQPFVVNYKSGNIAIAHNGNLTNAKNLRKQLVNDGAIFQTTSDTEVILHLIARSKLDNQIEQIIEALRKVEGAYSIVILTDDKLIAARDPHGFRPLSIGKLNNSYIVASETCAFDILSAEFIRDVNPNELIVIDKDTLSNGTIKSFDIHNTKNNIQHCIFEYIYFSRPDSKIFGSNVDKMRRKLGKVLAEKHPVIDKDGDKVIVISVPDSSNTAAIGYQTQLAKQGIPSRLEIGLIRSHYIGRTFILPGQKAREIGVKIKFNTVKGVLENKTVVIVDDSIVRGTTSKQLVKLIREAKPKEIHLRISSPPIISPCYYGMDFPSANELIANKFNKDIEKIREYLEVDSLEYLTIDEMLDAMVDHKKENFCTACFSGNYPIPVEFGLKKEEYD
- a CDS encoding CDP-alcohol phosphatidyltransferase family protein; this translates as MNLFPKYFFDNVLNLPNLISTFRLLLSIPLFISFQYLDTTPNIRYAILLLILIAFFSDFLDGYIARKKNLVTEFGKIIDPLADKIFIFILVFQLFMKGEIVSIYFWIIFLRDVIIFIGGIFVSKKLGKVLPSNLLGKITVLSIGIFLFMTVLGVSKIFWLYKIFFYLSITLSILSVIGYSLRAYEAIKRVAK
- the ftsY gene encoding signal recognition particle-docking protein FtsY encodes the protein MKLFNNINFTKLKERLTKTRNNIFNKISETLTKQAKIDETTLEQIEEILISSDIGTVTTENIINRARTLLLKEKDRSIEKLKDIIKNELISIVNITYKNFDLDNYKPFVILVIGVNGSGKTTTVGKLAYNFKKADLKVTIGSADTFRAAANDQLEIWANRAGVDIINVNTKEPSAVAYDTIKAAQKNLSDIVIIDTAGRLHTQKNLMDELNKIKRVINNLLPYAPNEIFLVIDGTNGQNALYQVNEFEKYTNITGLIVTKLDGTAKGGIIFRIAAEKKIPIRYIGVGEGIEDLQTFSPIDFVEALFD
- a CDS encoding diacylglycerol/lipid kinase family protein, which gives rise to MKTNSYLFIINPAAGNWRGLKVVDKIKKYLARKKISHHIEVSQFPGHIRELVKTLSKNFTHLISVGGDGTLNELINGLDVNSFNTIGLLPIGTGNDFARNLNLYKNLYSDLDVIFNSKKHYSFDIGQSIILEEKSNEKKYYRFINSLGIGFDALVAKINQRSKHLNGLFSYLYAISLALIKRKDFIADITVDNTQYISGKKLLITIGNGFTTGGGFYLTPDAIINDNKLDLCLIDSISTLKLLRSLPKALFNKLHTVKEAHLLKFIEARVQMKDSVIVHADGEIVTESAKSVEITILKNELKIISN
- a CDS encoding PSP1 domain-containing protein translates to MSEINLPDLEKDINRSINFKDKPNYNSYYSLIVKKLHNFNSNISGCFYSHHKLQSYVPIDFRNIIEIRCNGLLSSSFCTIPSDFKEELHPGDFIILREDDCLDIAQVKSVGELVRLKRNCLGLFDESLPEVIRKCTNEDFEKVRRNIQDEERAVPFFKKLIEKHKLEMKLVSVHFQFDRKKLFFFYTADGRVDFRELAKDLAAEFKTRIELRQIGVRDEAKKIGGVGTCGREFCCSSFLCSFKKITTQLATEQNLLSNMGKLSGPCGKLKCCLSFEINE
- a CDS encoding ATP-binding protein; this encodes MNYNWDKVLEQEQAKEILTSFYERRRVPHAFIFNGPEGVGKYFTALQYSQILYSDFSDNIKINAVRNIKNLQEPFVKLIFPLPRAKGETSEDSSIEKLSKEQIELIQNEINKKVINPYYKISIEDANTIKINSIRDIKKFIGYEYQNAPLRFIFIVDADLMNEQTQNALLKSLEEPPKGIIFFLITSNIDKLLPTIQSRCWIVNFNPLSEHAVTKVLIDYFNVNENIARKVAHFSDGSVYKALILLERNLDLLLEKIISVLRYSIGKRFSTAYNELLESLSEYSNEELKVIISLIKIWLNDVIKHRYNNNNFYFVDYKETIEKFNSKFYDADVENLYHKLDVIENYCDKNLNLNVLSLNLIFELASLSIRN
- a CDS encoding DUF2795 domain-containing protein, encoding MIWTVELASYLDDAPWPATKEELIDYAERIGAPIEVIENLQELEDSDEPYESIEDIWPDYPSDEDFFYTDDDEIKS